GTTATTTTTCAGTGACAGTTTATTAATTTCCTGCTTGTCAACTAGATgtcacttaaaggaatagttacctcaaaaatgaaaacttcCAACATTTACTTGTTACTCtttgtcttctgttaaacacaaaagaagatattttgtacaaaGCCTAAAGATGTATTTGCTttgcatcttttaaacacaaccaagccttaaaaatacactctggaccacccctttaaacaatTATTTCAATTTTCCTAAATTTTTACTGAACTGTACATTAAATACATCTTATAGTGCGACAAAGCAAACAGTTAGATAACTAGTAACAAATAGCGTAAGAGCAATTCATTTATCTCCATTGTTGGACACTTATTTTCAAATGACTCCGCTTTCAACCACTTGACTCGATTTGAGTAAACTCAGAAATGTCCTGAAGTtggttgcctttttttttttacagtgcacttaaaGGTCagtaaattttcacttttgggtgaaccatccctttaaggtCTGTTAAAATACTGTACGagggtgttgttgttttttttgtctattaAGTGCAGCTGTCTGTTTTGGGTTTattataggtcatggaaattcagctttttagtaaATCTAAATGAGTGGAAtagagtgggaaccctgtttaAACTGTTGTGACACAATTTCAGTTTGGCCATAAACACACTACTATATAGATGTTTGATCTTATAAGTGTTTTTGAACTAAACCAAGTCTGTTTCTGATTAAAAAGTACAAGATTGTTGTTACTAATGTAATCTAGATTACTTGTTTTTGATAATGTTATCAGATTAGTTTTAGGATACTTTTGACTTAACTGGTTTATAGCACATCTCAAATTGCTGGGGAATTCAAGTAAAAGCCATAGGAGATTAATTGACAAATGGTTGGGAATTCCTGAACTAGCATTAAAAATATTGTCTGAAATATTAATGGAATCCTTTAATTTCATAAGCCTGAACATTACACCGATTATTTACATACTATTGACTTAGCCATGGTAAATGATCAAAGCTCCGACACATACAACAGTATGATTTTGATAATcttttccttttgttattcagagTCTGTGATAAACCTGCAGGATGAGGAGGGATTCACTCCACTCATGTGGGCAGCAGCTCATGGACAGATCGCTGTGGTGGAGTTCCTGTTACAGAGTGTGAGCACAAAATACACATTCACCACATGTGTTTCCCACAAAATgctatatgccgagctagtgtttcttcccatactgataaacttctgatGAACGgtcaatgtgacttttttttttttccattttccttttacagcatcaatgttgtaatgtaattaaaacataatcagtttaacagacttcagcattcatttagatgCTCAAGCGTAACACGAGATGTAAAGCCGTTTACACGCACATGCCCATGAGGATTAGCAGAATTtagcagaagctccattgaatatactggggacATGGTGCAGAGAAATGTAAATGAATGCaatgcttcttgtacaatctgagatccactttatatcagatataaCTCGGGCAGTGATGTTTAAAGAAAACAGTCCTTATTTTGACaacgattttgtaatggcatacagttcaccggaagcgcttgacccaggttacagacgaattaaaagtccttccgcatacTTCTGCATGTACCCTATACTATTGTTTAACAAGTTTAAATAGTCTAAATATACCTCCATATTTAGCATGTCAGTGGGAAATACATGGTTGATGCGTGCTGTCATCTTTGCTTCATTTCATGCTTTGTACATTTATGCAAATCAAAAAGCCAGCTGGCTAAAATACCCAGATACTCACAGTCATTTGTTTTTTCAGGGCGCAGATCCACATCTCTTGGCCAAGGGGAGAGAGAGTGCACTGTCACTGGCCTGCAGTAAAGGGTACACTGATATTGTCAGAATGCTGATCGACTGTGGAGTTGACGTCAATGAGTATGACTGGGTAAGCAATCAGACACTGTTGATTCCTGAACACATCTGAATATAATGCATGTCCAAATCACAATTAACCTGCTAGTTTAATGCTCTACCAAATGATTGACCATATATTGACTGTTAAAGTGATTTAAAgagtgactgttttaaataattgtttacacacacagctttgttggttcacaagaaaaaaaaatccaacaaacataatcctgttgcactaatacacttgattttggtttaagaaaacattaaaatgacaaactgaaatattttatggcatacttcaaaaaataaagattttgtattcaaaaatgtttttttaaatgatgttttttaataaattggtccCTTAGTtcatattttgagattttttttcatcaTAGTGTATCTTtctctttctatatatatatatatatatatatatatatatatatatatatatatatatatatatatatatatatatatatatatatatatataaatatatatatatataaatatatataaatattaattccagtacttttacttaaaccgacatatcaacctctaccaaatggttgatattttagaaattatgggatgttaaaAGAATGCATtcagtgtgttaactagcgacattaggagttttTGTTGGTGGGCAGTTAAAGAGTTAATAGCAGAGCAAATGGGTGTGACAAGTTTGAGCAACAGTCGTAGATGAGCACATCATCGAGTTCTAAAATGTCATTCTGTAAGTTAAACGACAGCGGAGATCAGCTTTCTTTCTCAGCTTATAAATGACAGCCAGTCAGAATTCAAATATAAATAGTTCACACAATATAAAGCTACAGACAACATTGTGAAGAAGCTCTGCTTAATGTTAAGTCCTCTtttcaaagattatttaaagataaagACCAATGGGAAAGAATGATAAAAATACATAGAAGTTGTGCGAGCCAAGCCGGCAAATTAAAGTATGAAACTAAAATTACCTCGATTCTGCGACTTTGTATTTTCTCCTTTGAAACTGCTGAGGAAATTAGTTTGGTGTTTTCATTCCACTACACTGACTTCGGTCGCTAGATTAGTTTGAATagattaacacattttaaaataaagattcaCTGGTCAGGTGTGCTAgtagcacactgaggacatctgctgggGGTAATGCCGAATGAAaagcataaactaaaaataaaccaaTTTTAGCATTGGTtagtgtggatgctaatataataatcattgtatttatatttatagttgtCATACTTGGTGTAAATTTTCCTTAAGAACAAGAAAAAGAGACTACAATAGACTTGGTCAGCATAACCGGGAAGGTCCACAAAAATGTCACAAGCACTTTTACCATGGGGTTAAACAACCCATTAGAATAATTCTACATTGTTAGGTGCATGAACTTTTAGTTTTTTGGAAAAAACTATTTGGTTTTGCTTGATTTAATATTGAATTGAGTTGAAATGTGGAGCAGGTGTTTTCCTGAACTTAAATTACATGTTAGATAAAGAGATTGTTACAATGCGTTTTAATTGGGTTTTTTGGGAGccccagaaaaaaatatatgatctgACAGGCTGAATACAAAAGTTTCTCTAGTTAGACACAGTTCCAGGTTGTTTTAGTTTTGGTAAAATCCCACATGTCTCACACAAAATTAGTAACTGTCCCACATTTAGTGTGTGGTGATGATCATGCTAGAAGTCAGTGTACTGCTGAATGTCAAATTATACCTCAACCCATTTGCCAGTATAAGGATTAATAGACAGATTATTGAGTGGGTTCTCATTTTTGTGTTATTTGATGATTAAAAGCAAAAAtttcgagaggggtctggatgcagatctggtgcagtgcaatctgagctgcatctaatgctttttaatgcactcacctaaccctacccgtcacagtgacgtcactcacttcattgagtgcattgtgtctgacattgcattgctgagtgatgcaatctcagctttcatcataaaggctgcatccagatactattaaaAATTTCGCAATACCTCCAGTTTACtgctatttccaatggaggggTGAGAATTTTCCACTCGCCGATGCTGCTCCAGGATTGTGTGCCATGTCACAAAGCATGACATATCTCAAACTACCCTCTTGAACATGACCATGCTCTTTTCTTCAGATTTGTctagtagagcacctttgggagatttggatcatggatgtgcagttgacaaatctgtagcaactgtgaTGCTCTCATGATTCTAACTAAATTCTCTGAGGGATGTTTCCAGTACATTGTATAATCTGTGCCTCAAAGAATTAAGGTAGTTCTGGAGGAAAATGTGGAAAATCCAGAAACCACGTTTGTTTTAGCAGAAAACTGATTAGTGCAATGTGTGTTTCCAGAATGGTGGAGCTCCTCTACTGTACGCGGTGCATGGTAATCATGTTCGCTGTGTGGAAATCCTCTTAGGTAAAGACTTAATTTGACTTCAATTCTTTTTACTGTAAAGTATTTCAGTGTTGGGTTCTTCAGGCTGGTAGTGTGAGGAATTGTACATTTTGCTTTACAGAAAGTGGATCTGACCCAACCATGGAATCTGACTCTGGGTTCAACGCTATGGACATGGCTGTGGCAATGGGTCATAGAAATGGTAACTATAACATGATTCCTATTGGTTTTAAACGAATAATGCTATCAAACTTTGCTTTCTCAGAGCTGATAtcatgcagagtttagctccaacttgctttaacacgCCTAataggaagtttctagtatacctagaaagagcttgattagctggttcaggaatgtttaattggggttgaagctaaactctgcaggacatcagCCCCCAGGggcaagtttgggcacccctgagcAAGACTATTCcatacaaaatacttttttttttttttaaatacaatggTTATCACCAAGACTGGTTTGTTACGACAGTCCTAATTAAAGTGCGAGTTACAATCAATACTGTTATACCACAATGCCTTGACTTAACATTTGACTGTTTAATATAGCAGCGATCATTCATCTTTAAATGTCCCCGTTTCATGTTGGCCTTAAATTTGCATCTAACAGTAATTTCTTCACATCGTTTTCCAGTCCAACAGGTCTTGGAGGCTCATCTTCTGAAGCTGCTGCAAGGCATCAAAGAATAATCATGGCATGTACAGGAATAAAAGTGACTTCTTGAGAGTTTACTGTGTGTCAGTTGATGAAGTGGACTACAGCACTTCATGTGGTCGAAACAGACTTTATATTAACATTTGAGGCCAACATTGAATGGAGAGCCCAACGCACAGATCAACAAACATGGGAATTGCTGACATGAGTGTTTTGAATCTACTGATATATACGTGGTTTTGTTTAGTCCGTGTGATGTTTGTTTAGGTTACTGAACTTTACATAGTTTGAATGTGTACTTGAAAATGTACTTAACTTGCCATTCAAAGCAAAATTAAGCTGCTTCACATTAAACTTGACTGGTATTATGAATGGTCCATCCATAAAACAAGACAGGCACTTTATAAATCAACCAAGTGGAAAAGAACATGCTAAAAAAATACTTCATTCACAACAAGAGATGTCAAAGTACTAACTCAACTGTCACATTTGTTATTACCGTTGCACCAGCAAGAGTTCCTCCTTGGATTCTCTTGTCCTACAACCCTGtaaataaacctttatttataCTGAAGGATGTGTGATTTTGTCTGACTCTGAAAAACAACTCTGGACTTTACAAAGTGCCTCCACACTGAATCTCTTTTAAATCATTCTACCAACAGGTTTCACGTCAACAGCATGGAGAGCTCATGCCAAActtaaacaaaaagacaaaacagACTATTTAATAAGGTTTTTGTCAATAGCAAATGTTTATTTCCAGATGTTGATTCAGACAGGCTCCAAACAAATGAGCCTCAGTAACAGGGAAGGTGGAGGCAAAGATGCCTCGTGGACcgcacaagcaaacacacacactcattaaacTGTGTATAAACCTGTGTGGTGCAATCAATCTCACACTCTCAGCTTGGACACGAGGACCGCAGCAGTGCACGAAAAAGATATAGGAGATTCAGGGAtgcaatatatttataaaagaaatgaaaaaaaaaaaaaaaagtcccgcAAGTCTTCACTGAGACCAGAGATTTTCAAACGCCTTTTCCTTCCCATGATGTTAATTTGCCTCATTCTTTGAAGCCTCATCGAAATTCTCCACCAGATCTGCAAAAAGTAGTATTCAGTATTATATACAACAGTATTAGATCTACTGCTAATTTATGTAAAACCGCTGTGAAACTTGACTGTGAAGGAttgaatttattcatttgtaatgCCATGACAGCATCAAGACTCATGGATAACCCATTTCTCCCCACCATCCTCTACAGCTGCTGGAGTTTAGTTATTATTCAAGTCTAAATGTTTATCATGTTTTGAAATGACAATATACATGAATACATGGACAATAAAGGGACATCCAACATCTAATTAATGTAATGAACTAAACATCTTTATGAAACGATCTTGAGGTTTATAGAAACATGATCTGTGTCCACGCGTGTGTAAGTGATTTCCACAGAGAACATAATCGAGCACTGGGGGGACCAGTGAAAAGTCCACAGCTGTAAAAATGAACCACGGAGGATCAAAAGCAGGTTGCCTTTTGAGAGATGAAATCTGATAAATGGAACATCAACTTTTGTGCTGCGGGGCGTCGGAGTGGAAATCACTAACAGAAGGCCAGACTGATTGTTTTCAGAGGGAACAGAAAAGGGTTGAATCTCGGCACAATGGCACAAGCTGTTAACCCTTTTTGTCATAGCACCGGTGAGCTAATTTCAGCGTTGGAGATGTAATCATACTGTACATGTGCAAGACTTGGGTTACTAACTGGAGTTTGCTCAGGGACGAGAACTGGGGAATTGTAATGGCAACCGCATGTGTCTGAGCCCCTCTCTTTAAAAAGAAAAGCAAACCGAGCTTTCAGTGCTCATAAACAATAGAAGAGATTTTAAACACTTGTATATGATGACACGGCAAGAGCCAAGACAACCTGCTGAAACCCTCCTTTTTTGGACATTTGCTCACCACGAGCAAGCGTGCTATGCTTATATTAGCACACGCACAGAAAGCCATATGGTAATAATTGTAGAGCTCAAGCTAGAAGGCATATAAAATACACAAGGAATAATGAAAAATGCGAGCAAATCATCTTATGCTAAATCTGTATTATGAGTTTAGATACAGTTCAGGATGATTAGAGGAAAaacgaccaaaaaaaaaaacagcttaccTGGAACTTCGTCATCATCTTCCTCTCCACCAGCTACCGGTGCCTTTCCATCACCAGCTGAAACAAAAGGAGGGAGAAATTTCAGACTTTCACTTAAAAGAATAGGTGATAAGCATTTGCAGTtatcaataacaacaaaacatctatagtaatcaaaaaaaaaagtactaaacTACTTTCCATAAATAAAGAGAAACATGTATACACAATTGTGAAATTAACCATAATCCTCAACAGGAGCAAAAgacatactactactactaccaacaATAACAGGTAGGAGTAAGGCCTCAGATGTAGACTTTCCCAccgataaaaaataaaatgaatttttccAAAGTGAATGAAACGCAAATAAGTCctgataaaagaaaaataaacaaacataaaaacccTTACTCTAACCATTGTTATACCTATGGTCACTATCAATTGCAAAACTACATTATTGAAACATTCAACTGAAATCTCTCAAGCCAATTAAAGAAGAGTAATCTAATAATCCTTATGTTTACATTTAAGATTTACTGTTACAAACTGCACTTGCTAAATTTGGTATAGACTAGGCTCACGGACATGGAACTTGATGCTAGACTTAAACAGAAATTCAAATATTCACGATTCTTCTTAAAAATACACAAGTTCAACACGTGCTAGCACTATCACTGACTACTTGTAATCAGGCTTTTTATTACGGAGAAGACATACGCAATAGACTGCATGAATATCCATACACCGCATCTTTtacagcagtggtccccaacctttttatcaccacagACGCATGACAACTTTACCGCTGAACAGGAGTGGGGCTAAGGAAAGCAAACAAACTTTCCGAGacttctgtttcttactcattttgctgcttgtgggatATATTTGGGCACCCAAGTGACTGAAATGTAGCgggagaatacggtcattttccaaaataaaagttgagataataaataaaacataaataattaatgatttcttgtgtggcctggGACCAATTAATCCATTGACTGGAATCGGATCGCAGCCcgatggttgagaaccactgttttGCAGAAAAGCTGTATGCATACAGAGTCTCTCAGTACTTGGATGTACTTTCTCTCCCATTAGCAAAGGGATTAGCCATGTGCCGGTAAATGATTCTGAgagtatgataactttggataaaaatatcagggtttattggtattgagattactgctctaaattagattcttattaaatgtctgggtaaaaaaaacaactttttcccctttgaacacaatgttttattttagaaagaatattttggagcagctaaataattcaaatggatcATTGACTTcctctgtcttcattagtttcaaaaacagatttctttacaatctAAAACAGAATCTTTGGAGATCTATTCAGCTGAAGATACTGTTgacctaaaaaactaaataaacaattttggtggttctaaaaccttgacttttctaaaacgtgctataccttgaaaatggttatcctCCCATGCCTAAAAGGGAAATTTCACTCAAAACTGTCACCATGTAGGTGTTGAAAACCAGTTTGAGGTTTTTTTGTTGTACTATTGAGCAAAAAAAGACACATTGAGGAATTTTGGAAACCTGAAAAATTGACTGTCATAGTAGTAAAAACAAGCACCATGAAAATCAATGgctacatgtttccaacattcttcaatccttcaactttttttttgattcaaaaaaataaaaaataaaaggaattcCTGCTTTGGACTAAACAGCCTAGTAAAATGTCTATTTAAGTTTACCCTCTAAAAACAGACCAACAGCAATGATACACCCCCTCCCCCAAAACAAGCTTCCACCTGTTAGCAACACACCCACACGGCTCTTTTTGTGGCCCACTACATTGCTCTCTCTgtaaaatgaattgaaacaaTGGGAGAGTCGTGCGGTCTGACCCAGTTTGGAGAAGTGAACACACCTTGTTTGGGCAGGGCCTCTGCAAGTCTGCGCAGACTGGTCAGGCTGTCAGCACCCAACTGGTTAAGGATTGAAGGCAGCATCTCTGTCAGCTGCTTGGTCTCGGCGTGGCCTGTGATGGTGAAGGTGTTGGCTGCCAGCGAGGCCTGCACTTTGGGGTTGTTGAAGTGGATCACCGTGCCCTGGTTTGTGAACATGTTCACCTGCAAAGCAACAGTGTGATGGttgaatgcacaaaaaaaaagtgtgaaaaaaaaattgtagcgTACTCGGCTGAACGGAAGCTCACCTCCTCAATGCCAGAGATGTTATTTACTCCCAATTTCTTGAGGgagaactgaagttttttgtcATCAGCAGTGGCCGTTCTGTGGACCACCTTCTTCTTTCTGCGAGCGGTGCCCTGTGAAAACAGCATGACTGTGAAAAACTACTCTTATTTGACATCACGTATATAAAACGGACATTTGTCAAGTTTTACCTTTCCACCAATGCGGACTTGAGCCTGCAACTTGGCTAATTTCTCCTGGTTCATTATagtttctttcatctgtaaaACACAGAAGGATGTCAGTGATAGTGTGGGGTGAATGGTGCTTTATTGAGTTTCAGGGGTGTGGTCTGAATGAGACACACGTATGGCAAGACATCGCAAGCAAAAAAGGTTTCATACATCTGTCAATTTTAACATCAAGtctaatgtgaagaaaacatccACACTACACTGTTGCATTATCAATGCGATCTGTagattttaattagtttttaatggTGGTTGAGAAAAAAATAGTTTCTCCTGCACAGAGCAACAAATCGCCACTTTAACAACACTTACAATACACCAAATATCagtcaacattttttattttatttttcttttacaagAGAATGCGTTAACAAAAATCATCTgattgtatacattttattttaccccGCTAAAAATCTGACCTTAAGATATTAAGAATTTTGAACCTGGCTTCACCTGATACTTGTGCTAGAAATGTCTAGAAATTACTATTTACCCTTTAAAAAAAGCTATAGAAAATCTATTTCTTTATAGAAAATCTACACAGGTttagtataaatgtgtgtgtgtgtgtgtatatatatatatatatatatatatatatatatatatatatatatatatatatatatatatatatatatatatatatagtgctcagcataattgagtacaccacaTTATGAaagtgaatatttgtatccatttcgcAGTGTAtctaggcaatgtattttgatgcatttaaacaaaacagatttattaaacagatatatttatttaaacaatattttagtcactaaacatatttagaaattaaaagatacaattaaatgcaagaaaaatattgcaaaaaaaattacaacctacaaaatttcaacaatttttcctttttgcttctcttgatttgtcctcattttaaaatttgtatttaatatttttatataacatgcatttggctgtactagtttttggactgttatcgtaagttattttgttagatgagctccagatttggcttcagaactgactaatctaatgtatatgcacaaatattgtatagcttcctattaaaaatatgaatttaaaacagatttgtgaggggtgtacttatatatgctgagcactgtaaatatatatatttttccctatACACCTGCAATGTATTGCCTTACGAGACAAACTTCTCTTTAagccacacaacacacacatgcacagctaACGTACAACACACGTCCAACAAGTTCAGGCGTTTATACACCTCCTGCGTTTTTGAACACTAACGTTACCATTTTGAGAAGTCTCGGCTAGATAGGAGCAGAAGATCGCAGACGGTTGTCAGGCCTGTATAACAAGAGCGACCAAATGATTAAAGTAGCAGTTAAAGTCGTGTAGTTGTTACTCTCTCAGGCTGATACTACTATAACGCCGATTTGTGTTAACTAACGTTTCCGAACTCGAATGATTTTCTTTTCTGTGAATAAACATGGCATGATGGTCCACAAAGCAAACCGCTTATCTAGCGTTAACTTACAAGCTAACTTATCGCTAAAGGACAGCCGCAACATGAGTAAAACCCACTATTGGCGTTTGCTCTATATATACTAGAAATAATCGATAAATCATTCACGTTTTTGAAGATTCGTTGAGTTTGTTTGCAGTTAGCAGCAATGCTAATCTCACGCGCTCTCAGGCCTGAGTCTCTCCCGGCAGGGCCGAGTCTTACTGGACCGATTCAGGCATCTTACCGCAAACCCTTCCTACAAAACAGCAGCCGCTTTTGGTAAATAAGATACTTATTTACCTTGAGCCTCGGAACCAGGAGTGGTTGTGCAGGAAATAGAGTATTTTAGAGCTCCTCACTGACCTGCACGCTAGCAGCAAACACACGCGGAGAGCAAGATGGAAGCGAGAGAGGGGGACGGAAGTGACGACAGGCCTGAAATGAGACGCAGTGGGCTGGATCCAAAAAACCATGCCTACCCACCCTACCCGAACACTGGGCCAAGAATAGACTTCTTCCAGCATCGTAAGCCGTGTTGTAGTAAGAGTACACTTTAAAAGTGAGTTTATGCTACACAGCATTGTCTGTAATGTCGTCTCGATATGTTGACAATGTAAACAATGAACAATTGTTATTGAAATCTTGCCATCCTTTGTGGTTTTACAAGTTTTGTTCACATGTTGACTTTGCAATAGATCTTTATGGGCGAACTGTGTAATCTCAATTCAACACGCACTTTTATAAGCATTAATAGCATTTGTTGGTGGTCTAGTCTATTTTAAATAGGAAGATGTACTGCTTTGTGGCTAGTTATATGTATACACTCATTTgcacattaatattaatacaattgtGCTTCAAATGGCAATAGCGGCCATAACTGCTGAACGCCATTGTTCTTAAAGACTTTTAGAGTATGCTAATATTATCAATTTAGCCCCAcagattttatttcaataaacGTATGATCTATAGGCAAATACCAAAGTTTTGTAGCCTATGTAGCTTACTAAAAAACGGATAGCAagtcaaattaaactaaataaactgttCTCCAAGATACAAAATCAGATTATTTTATGATAAAGTCTGCATTTGAAAATAGTCTGCCATATAAATCATGAATAGCCTAATTTATGAATATAAAGTCTGGATTTGGAATTTTGAAGTTTGCATTCGAGGTGTAACTTTTTCCATGTGGATGGAAATCAATACATAATTTAAGTTTGTAAATGTAATATcagaaaatgaatataaattcaTTTTCCATTGATAAGCTAAACAAACATAGACCTATTTCGTCATACCATTTCAATCCCAGTTGGAGAACGTTTTCTTATAGAACTTTACGAACACACTCATAACTTAGGCTACACATAAACGAGTTTCATGTGGTGCATGTGAAATTAATTTTCGAGCACGTGCGAATGCCTGCAGAGTTTATACATTACGGATTATATTCGTGGGACTTGTCACCCAGAGCAGCCGTAGCAAGGAAGTGTTTTCATGGTGGCACGGAAAGCTCCTGCTTGCCCCTCCGGGACATTAGAAACACTTTAGATGTGGTTTAACCACACATACAAGCCCTGACCCGGCTCTCAAACCCGCATTTCATTCAGTCGCACGCGCAGAATAATTAAGCCATAGTACCATCACTGCCAGTTATTGTGATGCCCTGATCatgactgtaaataatgttcTTCCCAATAAA
This Danio aesculapii chromosome 5, fDanAes4.1, whole genome shotgun sequence DNA region includes the following protein-coding sequences:
- the btf3 gene encoding transcription factor BTF3, producing MKETIMNQEKLAKLQAQVRIGGKGTARRKKKVVHRTATADDKKLQFSLKKLGVNNISGIEEVNMFTNQGTVIHFNNPKVQASLAANTFTITGHAETKQLTEMLPSILNQLGADSLTSLRRLAEALPKQAGDGKAPVAGGEEDDDEVPDLVENFDEASKNEAN